The Myotis daubentonii chromosome 9, mMyoDau2.1, whole genome shotgun sequence genome has a segment encoding these proteins:
- the MED19 gene encoding mediator of RNA polymerase II transcription subunit 19 isoform X2: MEEEDGTPEKDCPMKTTSARHQDSAGAEGKMENFTALFGAQADPPPPPTALGFGPGKPPPPPPPPPGGGPGTAPPPTAATAPPGADKSAAGCGPFYLMRELPGSTELTGSTNLITHYNLEHAYNKFCGKKVKEKLSNFLPDLPGMIDLPGSHDNSSLRSLIEKPPILGGSFNPITGTMLAGFRLHTGPLPEQCRLMHIQPPKKKNKHKHKQSRTQDPVPPETPSDSDHKKKKKKKEEDPERKRKKKEKKKKKEWPMKAAGVKMKMKSYPQAGQPWVHLR, encoded by the exons ATGGAGGAAGAGGACGGTACGCCGGAAAAGGATTGTCCAATGAAAACCACTAGCGCCAGACACCAGGACAGCGCTGGGGCAGAAGGAAAGATGGAGAATTTCACGGCGCTGTTCGGAGCTCAGGCtgacccacccccgcccccaaccgcACTCGGCTTCGGACCAGGAAAACCTccacccccgcctcctcctcctccaggcgggGGGCCCGGcacggctccgccccccaccgcGGCCACGGCCCCGCCCGGTGCTGACAAGTCGGCAGCTGGTTGCGGTCCCTTCTACCTAATGCGGGAACTGCCAG GCAGCACGGAGCTGACAGGCAGCACCAACCTGATCACACACTACAACCTGGAACATGCCTATAATAAATTCTGTGGGAAGAAAGTGAAGGAGAAGCTGAGTAACTTCCTGCCTGACCTACCCGGAATGATTGATCTGCCAGGTTCCCATGATAACAGCAGCCTCCGCTCCCTCATTGAGAAGCCCCCTATTCTTGGTGGCTCTTTTAATCCTATCACAGGGACCATGCTGGCTGGATTCCGCCTCCACACTGGCCCG TTGCCAGAGCAATGTCGTCTGATGCATATTCAGCCTCCCAAGAAAAAGAATAAGCACAAGCACAAACAGAGCCGTACCCAGGATCCTGTCCCCCCAG AAACGCCATCTGATTCAgatcacaagaaaaagaaaaagaaaaaagaagaggatcCTGAacggaaaaggaagaagaaagagaagaagaaaaagaag GAATGGCCCATGAAAGCTGCTggagtgaaaatgaaaatgaagagctATCCACAAGCAGGACAACCCTGGGTCCATTTGCGCTAG
- the MED19 gene encoding mediator of RNA polymerase II transcription subunit 19 isoform X1, whose product MEEEDGTPEKDCPMKTTSARHQDSAGAEGKMENFTALFGAQADPPPPPTALGFGPGKPPPPPPPPPGGGPGTAPPPTAATAPPGADKSAAGCGPFYLMRELPGSTELTGSTNLITHYNLEHAYNKFCGKKVKEKLSNFLPDLPGMIDLPGSHDNSSLRSLIEKPPILGGSFNPITGTMLAGFRLHTGPLPEQCRLMHIQPPKKKNKHKHKQSRTQDPVPPETPSDSDHKKKKKKKEEDPERKRKKKEKKKKKNRHSPDHPGIASSQASSSSSLR is encoded by the exons ATGGAGGAAGAGGACGGTACGCCGGAAAAGGATTGTCCAATGAAAACCACTAGCGCCAGACACCAGGACAGCGCTGGGGCAGAAGGAAAGATGGAGAATTTCACGGCGCTGTTCGGAGCTCAGGCtgacccacccccgcccccaaccgcACTCGGCTTCGGACCAGGAAAACCTccacccccgcctcctcctcctccaggcgggGGGCCCGGcacggctccgccccccaccgcGGCCACGGCCCCGCCCGGTGCTGACAAGTCGGCAGCTGGTTGCGGTCCCTTCTACCTAATGCGGGAACTGCCAG GCAGCACGGAGCTGACAGGCAGCACCAACCTGATCACACACTACAACCTGGAACATGCCTATAATAAATTCTGTGGGAAGAAAGTGAAGGAGAAGCTGAGTAACTTCCTGCCTGACCTACCCGGAATGATTGATCTGCCAGGTTCCCATGATAACAGCAGCCTCCGCTCCCTCATTGAGAAGCCCCCTATTCTTGGTGGCTCTTTTAATCCTATCACAGGGACCATGCTGGCTGGATTCCGCCTCCACACTGGCCCG TTGCCAGAGCAATGTCGTCTGATGCATATTCAGCCTCCCAAGAAAAAGAATAAGCACAAGCACAAACAGAGCCGTACCCAGGATCCTGTCCCCCCAG AAACGCCATCTGATTCAgatcacaagaaaaagaaaaagaaaaaagaagaggatcCTGAacggaaaaggaagaagaaagagaagaagaaaaagaag AACCGACACAGTCCAGACCACCCAGGTATTGCCAGTTctcaggccagcagcagcagcagcctccgCTAA